One region of Primulina tabacum isolate GXHZ01 chromosome 1, ASM2559414v2, whole genome shotgun sequence genomic DNA includes:
- the LOC142541903 gene encoding allene oxide synthase 3-like, whose product MSSENPSKLPLKEIPGSYGLPFFGPIKDRLDYYYKEGPDEFFRARMKKYNSTVFRMNSPPGPFNAHDSKVIVILDAVSFPVLFDTSKVEKRDIFTGTYMPSTHFNGGYRVCSYLDPSESKHEILKGFFLSLLGRLHKQIIPTFRSSVSRLFTDLETELSDKGQSNFNTISDKMSFDLLFRLFANTSSYDTSVAGDGNTNLDKWLFFQLAPLVPLNLKFLPKFMEDFLLHTFPLPSFLVKSGYEKVRQAFNKAAKKLLDEAEKAGISREEASHNLLFLTGFNSYGGTKILFPALLKYVGTGGSDLHKRLADEIRGVVADEGGITLAGINKMSLAKSVVWEALRIEPPVASQYGKAKEDITITTHDASYIVKKGEIIFGYQPIATKDPKIFVNPEEFVADRFVGDGEKLIKYVYWSNGRETDDPTASDKQCPGKDMVVLFSRLMLVEFFLRYDTFKIEVGKLLLGSSVTFKSLTKAA is encoded by the coding sequence ATGTCTTCTGAGAATCCTTCAAAGCTCCCATTGAAAGAAATACCAGGAAGCTATGGCTTACCCTTCTTCGGGCCGATTAAGGACCGTCTAGACTACTACTACAAAGAGGGCCCGGATGAGTTCTTCAGGGCCCGGATGAAGAAATACAACTCCACGGTGTTTAGGATGAACAGCCCTCCAGGCCCTTTCAATGCCCATGATTCTAAAGTCATCGTTATTCTTGATGCAGTTAGCTTCCCTGTCCTTTTCGACACGTCGAAAGTCGAAAAGAGAGACATTTTTACGGGCACTTACATGCCATCCACTCATTTCAATGGTGGATATCGTGTTTGTTCATACCTCGATCCTTCGGAAAGCAAACACGAAATCCTCAAGGGATTCTTTTTATCATTACTGGGGAGGTTGCACAAGCAAATTATACCCACATTCCGGAGCTCGGTTTCGAGGCTTTTCACTGACCTCGAGACCGAGCTATCTGATAAAGGGCAATCAAATTTCAATACCATTAGTGATAAGATGTCATTCGATCTCTTGTTCCGCTTGTTTGCGAATACGAGCTCGTACGATACGAGTGTTGCGGGAGATGGTAACACAAATCTTGATAAGTGGCTGTTTTTCCAGCTTGCACCTTTGGTGCCATTAAACTTGAAGTTTTTGCCAAAGTTCATGGAGGATTTCCTGCTCCACACATTCCCTTTGCCTTCTTTCCTTGTGAAATCGGGGTACGAAAAAGTTCGACAGGCCTTCAATAAGGCGGCCAAGAAGTTACTCGATGAGGCGGAGAAAGCCGGGATCAGCAGGGAGGAGGCTTCTCATAACTTACTTTTTCTCACAGGGTTCAATTCATATGGTGGCACCAAGATTTTGTTCCCAGCGTTGCTGAAGTACGTCGGGACCGGTGGATCGGATTTACACAAGCGGCTTGCTGATGAGATCCGGGGCGTCGTAGCGGATGAAGGTGGGATAACCTTAGCGGGGATAAACAAGATGAGCTTGGCAAAATCAGTGGTATGGGAGGCTTTGAGGATCGAGCCTCCTGTCGCATCTCAATATGGTAAGGCTAAAGAGGACATAACGATCACGACTCACGACGCATCGTATATCGTAAAAAAAGGGGAAATTATTTTCGGGTATCAACCCATTGCGACCAAGGACCCCAAGATATTCGTGAACCCTGAAGAGTTCGTAGCTGATAGGTTCGTCGGAGACGGGGAGAAGTTGATCAAGTACGTTTATTGGTCGAACGGGAGAGAAACCGATGACCCAACTGCTAGCGACAAGCAATGCCCGGGTAAGGACATGGTGGTGTTGTTCTCAAGATTGATGCTTGTTGAGTTTTTCCTAAGATATGATACGTTTAAGATCGAAGTCGGGAAGCTCCTTCTAGGATCATCTGTCACCTTCAAATCCTTGACAAAAGCCGCTTAA